ACTTTGATAATCCAAACTGTTTAAACCTGTTTGGATAACCAATTAAAGAATTACGCTAATACACCAGCATTATCAGTTCCATGACGCAAATTAAATAGCTAGGCCAAGATTTTCACGCTTACCTAGTGGGATTTTGGTGCTGCCCTCAAGGTATGTAAAGGAGGGTTACTTTTTAGATCATAGGAGGTGCTTGCATTTCTTTGAGACCCATCTTCTGACCAGCCAGCATATCAGATGATGCCTGTTAGACTTCAGAGAAAGAATGAATCCCAAATCACTACTAACTTTTAGTGTGAAAATAGTGTTTTATTCTACAACTGTTAAGAACATGCTCCACAACTTACTGCAGATAGCCAACCTCAGAATTAATGCTtcctgttttcacttttttcacATAGATTCGTGATGTTACATCAACAGCTAGTACTTGTCTTTGGACTATCACTAGCTAGTGATATATGTGCATTTAGAAGCTGTTACTCAGAAGCCCAAGTCTCCCTGTATTATTTCTGCAATCTCACAGATGTTCCACTTGTGCCGAAGGATACAGTGAAGCTTTTGCTAACTTTCAACTATATCAGACAAGTGACTGGGACTTCGTTTCCACTGCTGGAGCACTTGTTGGTGTTGGAAATCGGAATGCAGTATGTCTATCCTGTTACCATAGGAAAAGGAGCTTTCAGGAACCTGCCAAACCTTCGTGTATTAGACTTGGGATCCAATAAGATTCTTCAACTGGATCTTGATGCTTTTGTGGGCTTGCCAGGTCTGGCTGTACTCCGTCTGTTTCAGAACTACCTTGGAGATTACATCCTGGAGGAACGTTACTTTCAAGATTTGAGCTCATTAGAAGAATTGGATCTTTCAGGAAACCAAATCACAAAACTTCAGCCTCATCCTTTATTTTATAATCTAACACTCTTGAAAACCATGAACCTGAAATTCAACAAGATATCCAACCTGTGCGAAAGCAATCTTACCAGCTTCcaaggaaaacactttttattttttagcctCAGTGCTAATAATTTGTACAAGACAGATGAAATGGCCTGGGCCAAATGCCCAAatcctttcagaaatattacaTTTAACTCACTAGACCTTAGTGACAATGGCTGGAGCACAAAGAAAGTCCAATATTTCTGTGCAGCCATTAAAGGGACTCAAATAGATTCTTTAATATTTAGCTCTCATACAATGGGTTCAGgatttggctttaaaaatataaaaaatccAGATAGTGATACGTTTGCAGGACTAGCGAGAAGTGATCTTCGTTTGCTTGATATTTCAAATGgttacattttctctctcaaTTCTTTAATCTTTCAAAGCCTTGGTAATCTGGAATTGCTGAACCTTTTCAAAAACAAGATAAATCAAATCCAAAGGCAAGCATTTTTTGGCTTGGGAAACCTAAAAATTCTCAATCTCTCAAGTAATCTTTTAGGTGAGTTGTACGATGATACTTTTGAAGGTCTACATAGTGTAATGTATGTTGATTTACAGCAAAATCATATCGGGATGATTGGTGAAAAATCATTCAGTAACTTAGTAAGTCTGAAAGTAATTGATCTCCGAGACAACGCCATTAAAAAACTCCCTTCCTTTCCACATTTGACCTCTGCTTTTTTAGGGGACAATAAACTAATGTCTGTAGCTGGCACAGCAATAGCAGCAACACACCTTGAATTAGAAAGAAATTGGTTGGCAAACCTGGGTGACCTGTATATTCTTTTCCAAGTTCCAGATGTGCAGTATATCTTCTTAAAACAGAATCGCTTGTCTTACTGTGTGAAAAGTCATAATGTTACAGAAAACAATCAGTTAATCTATATGGATCTAGGCGAAAATATGTTACAGCTTGTGTGGGAGAGAGATTTATGTTTGGATGTGTTCAGGGCACTGTCCAAACTTCAGGTTCTACATCTGAACAACAACTACCTTAGTGTACTTCCACAGGAGGTTTTTAGAGGTCTAACATCCCTAAAAAGACTTAATCTAGCTTCCAACCTATTGACTCATCTTTCTCCTGGGCTTTTTCCACAAAGCCTAACAAACCTAAACTTATCGGGAAaccagcttttttcccctgagccTGAAGTCTTTATGACTTTGAGTATCCTGGATATAACACACAATAAGTACGTCTGTGATTGTACTTTAAAGAGCCTACTAGTGTGGCTAAATGAAACCAACATAACGCTAGCTGGCTCACAGTCTGACAGGTACTGCGTATACCCACCTGCATTTGCAGGGGTACCACTGTCGGCTCTGACATACGAGGGTTGCAATGACGATGAACTCCAGCAGACACTCAGGTTCTCATTATTCATCTTCACCTCCATCACTCTTCTAATGTTTCTGATGGCAGTCATCATTTTTACTCGCTGTCGGGGTATATGTTTTGTCTGGTATAGAACTATCACCAAAAAAATTATAGGCAGCCATTCACAAGTAGCAGATAGAAGTAAATACAGATATGATGCGTATTTGTGCTACAGCAAAAACGACTTTGAATGGGTCCAGAATTCTTTGCTAAAGCACCTGGattcacagtatttttctgaaaacagatttgcCTTGTGCTTTGAGGAAAGAGATTTCTTGCCTGGGGAAGAACATATCAACAATATTCGTGATGCCATTTggaacagcaggaaaacaatttGCATTGTGACCAGGCAGTTTCTCAAAGATGGGTGGTGTGTGGAAGCCTTTAATTTTGCCCAGAGCAGGTACTTCTGTGATCTGAAAGATGTCCTCATTATGGTAGTGGCTGGGTCACTTTCTCAGTATCAATTGATGAAACACAAACCAATTCGAAACTTTTTACAAAGGAGTCGATATTTGCGGTGGCCTGAAGATTATCAAGATGTAGATTGGTTTTTAAATAACCTTTCTTGCCAAAttctgaaggaaggaaaagtgcGAAGGAAAGCCAGTGGTATAGAGCTGCAGACTGTAGCCACACTCTCACACTGATAGCGTATGGGTTGCTGGCTTTCTGAATATCCCATTTCCAGCTGTGCCATGGCAGGAATAAACAGAAGTTTGTTACATCTTTCTGTGAAAAAGCAGGtagaaaaataactatttcaGTACAAATCCTACTAAACGTGGAGACACCTTGAAAGCAACCAGCAAATATATGAAAGTGCAATTATTTTATGGACTATGAcacacattttcagaagaattaaaTGAATCACAGATGCTTCATATTTTGGATGCTCAAATTCAGACACTTTAGTCCTGATTTTCAGAGTACTGCTTACTTACAGATCTGTTTCAGTTAGAGAAGGATGCTCATGggtgttgttttaaaacaacaccATGGTACTGTATGGGAGTGCCCAAGTATGCTTTCATGTATGGCCTAGCCTGGCCATCGGTTAATGGATTACTCCTGTGCTTTCTGAACTCTGTAACTTTTCATGCTCTTGTTTCAAAGTAGAATCAGTGCTTTGACCTTTATGCTTTAAACTGGGGTaacacagatttcatttatttgttttctagtCAATTAGCTTCAGCTTCTCAAGTGGAACATACAAACTTTGAACTTCATTCAGCCTCCTACCCTCCCCAACTTCTCTGCTCAGTGGCAAAACTGCGGTCATTGGTCTACTTCGTTTGTTGCTGTTTCAGCCTGGTGCCTTTTCAGTTGAGCTGCCTTCTGCCCTGCAGAGAACAACAGGTATCCCCTTCAGATCTGAAGCAAGCCTGGgcttgaaaagcaaacaagaaactACCCCAGTAGCCACGCAGTCTATACCCCTGTGACGTGGCCAATAGCCCAGTgactgccaggcagctttcacGTTCTGGGAGTGGAAAGTATAGACAACTGGTGTGTAATTTGGGTTGTTCTCTGTACATCCTGTGTCCTGATCAATTCTAAggtgtttttctgcttctgtttaaatgtttttctacaGTCATTAATGCCTGGTACTCTCTTACATCTCTAATCATTTTACCACTGTTTGTTCAGGTATGTGTCTTCAGAGGGTTGTTCAGGGTCATTTTAATAAAAGCCTGACTCAGTGTTCACTGTTACAGAACCTGTCCCTATTATTTTGATGGTGACGTACTCCTTGAGTGTACTGTTCATCTCGGTTTATACATTTattcaacaaaataatttcagtatgGCCTCAGTGAGTTTTTCGCTATAGTGAGGAAGCAGGAATAGGAGGTCTTATAAACTGTCTTGACCTTAGCTGCAAACAAATAATACCATCTTAACTATTTTGATGGAGACAAAAAAGTACAGTCCACTTCATGTGAATGTCGGTGTTTGAATATAGATGTGCCTGTGGCTAATCTAATTTACTCTCAGTGCACCAGTATACAGGATTTCTATTGATAAAATTACTACAGTAAAATATTACTTCTTCTCAATCAGTGTAGTCATTCAGGAACAGAAAAGGGCTAAACCTTGGACAATTCTCCAGGCGGCATTGGGCGGGGGGGAGCAGATTGGAAAAGGGGCTGGACTGTGCTGATGGAGCCCCGGGTGTCGCTGTTGGCTCGGGTAACAGCTAGGGCTTCCCAAACTCCTCCTGCCTCCCGTCTGCCGCAGCTGCTGGCATTAGGgacaaaatgctgctgcagaggggagTCTGAAAAAGAACCAGCAGCCTTGGCTTCCCAGGGTCCCCGTGGGCTTTCAGAAAAGCCACCACCTGCACTTCAACTCCCTGTATTTCTTACAGTTCTCTGAAAATGTccaacctttttccttttccccaacCAGTGCAAATATTTATAGGCATCCTTTAAAATCAGAGGTTATACCAGGGAGTATTTCACACTAAAAATCACTGACGTGTAGCCAAAGCAGGAATGAATCCGTACAATGAAGATCATGTGCAGATCTAGACTGTTAGCCTATGGATGTGTACACGGTGTAAGAGATGGGAATTCTAAAAGCACACTTTAGAAATTACATTTGAATGAAtgtcacaaaacatttttggtCAAGTGTTAATTGAGAGCCCTCTCCAGTTAGTACCTTACTGCGTACTTACAAGACACTCCTATCACTTCAGATACTTAAAACTTACTTCTGCTAACCTGTGTATACAGGAATGACAAGTAGACACAGTGATTACCGAGATGGCTTTAACCAaggcttttccattttatttgaaatgtttctgtcttcTTCATGGTAATGCCACTGGTGGGAGGTGGCTATATAAAACTTGCATTTACTTCAGTCTTTGGAAAGGTCTGACTCTTTACATAAAGGTTTTAATAAAACCTTTGGACGAAATTTCATTGCCTGCCTCCATGCTTATATACCATTTTGGAAACTTAAAGAGATCAAACCTGTGTCAGGAGCAGGTGGGAAAATTCCTTTCTGCCACAGAGGTCATCTCAGACACATAGAAGTAGCCCAGCCCCCATCTGCCCCTTGCAAATTCTCTTGCAAGACGTCTACAAAAGGCAGTAACGGGATTTTTGGAGAGCATGCTAATGAACCATACCTGATTATGGAGTGGTTTGCAGGCATATGGATAAATacaatgtgaaattttaaagagacccaaaataactttcttttttactcaCTGTGAAATAACTCCAAGCCTGAGACTCTGGGATCAAATGCAGTTGGTACCCTCTGTCCTATACAATGAAAAAATTGACTTCAAATAGATCATAGGACCCTGATCACCACCTCTATAGAGTCACCTCTCCTTAAATGACAAAGCCTGGGCAATTGTCAAAAAAGGGCCTGTGCAGACTTTATactcctctgctcagcaggaaccAAAAAAGCATCCTGTACAAAAATGGAGAATGACTATGCTTGATGAGTTAAGGCCATAAATTGAGCCTCAACCTTATACCTATTGATCAGATCCCCTTCAGGCTCACTGGGAACATTACTGCTCTATTAGAATTTTATGGCTCTTTAGTTAAGGATACTCTCATCAGTTTTACTCACCCTCCTCAGTGAAAGACATTAACTTGTTGGAGAGTGTCCAGAACAGGGTGTGAAGTGTGACACTGGATCTAAAGCAAGTTATTAAGAGGGAAGCTGGTGATTTTGTATGCAGTAGCAGCACAGGGAATACTCAGAGGACAGTGACTCAGTGCCACATGGTATCAGCTCAGATATTTAATAGTAAAAGCCCACTCCCACCATTGCAACATACATTATAAACATTAGCCAGTTAAACAGGCAGTGTTTTTCAACAGTAACAGCTAGCCAACCTGTCAGAACCAAAATTACACGGGTTCCTAGTTGAAATCAGGGCACTCAGGACCAGCACTCAGGTTCTACAAACATGTTCCTATGGAGGGTAACAGAAGCCAACAATTATAAGCCCACatattatttcacattttacgTGATTGTTAATTCACATACAGTGAAATCGggcttctcctccccctcccatcCAACATGCACACTAGTCTTAGCATAGTGGTGTCCAATGATATTTGCTAATCCCTCCTCAGAGAGACTTTCCAGCATACTGGTAGATCTACCACCTTGTTAATCTATCATTGCTTCGACCCCAATAGCTGTACCACCTCTGTGGAGAACACTAGCATAGATAAGATACAGAGAGTTCGATCTCTCGAGCAGGACATTCCTACATACGTTGGTCAGAATcactctgcctttctttttcttgtgtcACATCATTAACTCAGCTCAGTTGCTGACTTCTGGGTCTTTTTCAGCATGACATCTCTCCTACTTCTCACTGCCAGAGACCATCTGGGTTTCAGATTATTGCATTCTACCTTCTCAATTTCACATGGTGCTGATTATTTTACAATGGCTTTAACATGTTCTCTTCTTGCTAGAACTGTGAATAGCAGTAGTCCAGTTGATTCACAAAGCAAGGCCCATACCTGGCAAACTACTTGCAGATGAAGAGCAATACCCAACTGAGTGGCAGGAGTGAGTGGTGAAAACACTGCAAAcggagcagaagcagcacatgTGAATCTCTGCAAAGAGATCAGCAAAGTTAGGAAGGGTATATGTATGTCAGCCTAAGCATCTTGCCATCAAAAGGGGACTTGCATTCCATGAGAAGTGGAAATCTGAAAGAAGCAAAGACAGACATGGAACAAGATACATCTTTAGGGTCTGACTCTACAAAGGTGACCAAAAATAATGCCCTGGAACAGGAGGCAGATTAACTTAAAATAGGACCAGCACTAGCAAATATTTGCAAGGTTTCTTCGCACTATACACTACTGCCAAAAGCAAGCATGCAGTTGTGTGAAATATGGCTTCCAAAATCAGAAGACTGGtgtaaaaaacccagaagattAGAGATCAGTTATAAATGTCTGGTATTTGGCCCTGTAAGACCACATTTTTACACTTTCTTCACAATCAGAAGGTGGATATTCATGCAGTCCATAAATACAAGAGCCAAAGCTTTAAGAAATAATCCAAGTATTTCAGGACTTCTGCTTAACTGTGAGGTATGGCTAAATTAGTCAGGCCTTGAGTAAAAAGTAGCTTTAGGAAGATGGTGAAGAAAAGACAGGCtggcctttccagcttcccagtccACTCTGGGCAGTAGTCTTATATCACATATATCCTCCTTCATTCTTGCAAGATTTTATAGTTGTTGTTGATAAATAGGATCAGGAAAACTGTAGCCTGGAAAGCAATGAAATAGCCTGAAGAAGTGGTGATATGAAGACTTCCCATACAGACAGATTTACATCTATGGTCCTCACAAACCCTTTCTGGTGGTTATTCTATTAGGCTGCTTGTCAGTCTCTGAGACGGTATCAAACACCTTTCGGATGCCTAACGGCTCATTCTGCTTTTGGGCATAAGCACTTTTTCATACATAGCTTCTAGTtacctgttttctgttttgtcccTCACAAAGATGAGCTGAGCATCTTGGTCTTCAGTTTCACCATGCTGGTCCCGGCAGCCATCAAAGATTCCACATACCTGGAACAGAACTGCAGGTGCAGATGCTGCTCCACCAGTATTTCCTTCAACTAAACAAAAGCTGCCAAAGCAAAGTTTAAAAGCTGAGATTTACCCAGAAGGCCACTGAGCACAGACACAAACCACAGGGAATGCTGGATGCCAAGGAGGTACCAGAAGTTTTAAATTCAGCCTTGTGAGTCAACCTTGTATCACATCTGGGCATTACTGTTGGGCCAATGCAACCCCTGCATGATTCTGTCTTGCTATCTGCACAGAGATTGACAGGAGGCTTCTCTTCCCTTTGTAACCTTacctttgctttctgtattgTGTACATACAGTGTGGCGGGTGCCAAAAATAAGTTGACATTTCCTTTCCCAATATGCAAAAGTCAGTATATAGGTATGGCATGAGTTATTTCATAGCGCAGACTATCTATTCATAGCAGATTCTGTTTGTTTCAGACAtgcagttttccttccttttagaTAGCCTATTGTTTGTCTTTTccatttgtattaaaaataaaatcttttaaaactgcaagtacaagagaaaaatatatttcatctgAAACTAACAATTCTCCAAACAGGAAGGTTAGCTTTTTCCTGTTTAGACATTATGTTCAAAGAAAGGAAGTCAGGATTTTCaatgataataataaatacaTGGTATGTAAACATCAGTAAGTATCAAAGAAGGCTTCAGTCTTTATTTAGTGCATCCCAAATGCTACACTGCTGTTTAGAGTATCTTTATCTTTACCATCTCACCAGCCTCTTGCAAAAATGGGTTTATGAGCAGGCATTGCACCAGGTTGATCACCTGTATGCTTGCTTCTTGCAAGCTTCCACAGTCTAAGAACAGCATTATCAGGCTGCCTCAAGCCTGCATGGAGAGCACTGATGGAGAGCAGTGGGACAAACAGAGAAACCTCACACAGAACAACAGTTTGATGTGGCAGGGGGTTTTTTCATCAGGATGTTTCCAGGCTGTGTAACCTTTTCATGTTGCCACCCACAGATAAATACTTCAAGCCATGTCTGTTGAAGCTGTTCCTAAAAACTGAATTGCCCATGGAATTTCAGTATTGTGATTATATGCAGTATCAAAGCATAGATGTTTAGTACACATGGCACCTTGTAATAGTGAAGCTGGAAGTGCTTTGTAACAATTTTATTATCTTCTCTTTGAAGATGGAGGAATTGAGGTAGAGAGAATGAAGTTATGTACCTTTTGTCATGGGCAGCATTGGGAAGAGAACTCAGATTTGACAAAGGATAAGCTATTAATTCtgtttgctctgttttgttGGAGTTTTACGACATGTTTTTTTGTTACGTTGGAAGCTAAAGTCTCCCATTTATCCACAGAACTAATTAACAGTGTAAGGTCTCCGCTTAATGTGCCACCAGTTCGCCCATGTGCGGCAGAACTAGTTTTCCAGGGAGGAGACGGTAGCTGAAGAGTCAGTGAGAGTTGCCATCATGAGAGCCAGTGATTTTGGGATGATCTGGGCCTATTCAGGATAGGAGCAAGAATTCACTGGGCATTTCACTGGGAGTTTCTAACACTTTTCAGGTAGCCACATGGACCGGTATTTCTGATGAGGGCTTTCAAATTAAGAACAATGGGAAAAACAGTGAAGGACATATGGCCTAGTCCAGATGAAAAAATACCTGTGTGAATACCAGCAATCGAGTAGGGAGAATAGGGAGAaggcaaagtatttttaaacacattaatTCTCTTTTGAGAACTCCAAGATACTAAAATTTCATCAATTATCAGGAAAAAGCTTTGGAATGAGCCGTTTGGATATGTTGCTTCAAAACAATGAAGCCTAAGAATTTAATgtgaataaggaaaaaaaaggtaagagaaTTAACAGTAGGAAGTACAAGAAATGCATTCTGACTATAACCACCTTTTTCAAGATTAAGATTTGTTGTTCTTGAATTTACTCCTACGGCTGCTCATCAAAAAGGAAAACCCCAGGCCTATGGACCCAGCCTTCATTTTGGGATGGTGAAAAATGCCAGGGTGAATCACTTATTTTGTTCTAAGAGTGTTAGCACCTGCAGCCATCCTGACATGAACCTTCAACACTCCTGAACAGCAGGCCTTGAATTTCTCACTCATTTCCTAGGGAGAGTAGCCTTCAAGCTGCAGAGTGAGTGCATTCCAACTGCTCCTGTTGGAACCATCTTGCAGTTCTCAGTGTCAGTTTCTTTGATTTCAAACTTCAAATGCTTTGTAACTCTTTTTTGTAACCTCCCCAGTTCCACAGTGTCAAACATCCCTGGACCATCTTTTGTTGCAAATGGATTTGTACCCATTCAGGAAAGGACTGTCCTGTGCCGTGGGCAAGGACTGACAACAGCTGCGTGGCAGGAAAGTGTGTGCAATTAAATACAAGTTAGGGAAGATCAACAAACCGTTTACCTATGTATGTCTACCATAGCACAACACAGATTtctgagaaaactcatggattaATCACAGCCCCTCCTCATGTCTCTGAAATTTGGACTGCACTTTTCCTGccagaggaaaacttctttttaagaagatgccagctctgccttcagctgTAGCAGCCAGTGCTTCCCCTAGCAGACCTCATGGCACAAGGGAAAATACAAGcttatgtggaaaaaaagagaaaaccagaacaCACAGCATCTTCACAAAAATCCCTCGACACTCTTCAGGGCCACGTC
This Phalacrocorax aristotelis chromosome 3, bGulAri2.1, whole genome shotgun sequence DNA region includes the following protein-coding sequences:
- the TLR5 gene encoding toll-like receptor 5 isoform X3, whose product is MKTGFVMLHQQLVLVFGLSLASDICAFRSCYSEAQVSLYYFCNLTDVPLVPKDTVKLLLTFNYIRQVTGTSFPLLEHLLVLEIGMQYVYPVTIGKGAFRNLPNLRVLDLGSNKILQLDLDAFVGLPGLAVLRLFQNYLGDYILEERYFQDLSSLEELDLSGNQITKLQPHPLFYNLTLLKTMNLKFNKISNLCESNLTSFQGKHFLFFSLSANNLYKTDEMAWAKCPNPFRNITFNSLDLSDNGWSTKKVQYFCAAIKGTQIDSLIFSSHTMGSGFGFKNIKNPDSDTFAGLARSDLRLLDISNGYIFSLNSLIFQSLGNLELLNLFKNKINQIQRQAFFGLGNLKILNLSSNLLVN
- the TLR5 gene encoding toll-like receptor 5 isoform X1 translates to MKTGFVMLHQQLVLVFGLSLASDICAFRSCYSEAQVSLYYFCNLTDVPLVPKDTVKLLLTFNYIRQVTGTSFPLLEHLLVLEIGMQYVYPVTIGKGAFRNLPNLRVLDLGSNKILQLDLDAFVGLPGLAVLRLFQNYLGDYILEERYFQDLSSLEELDLSGNQITKLQPHPLFYNLTLLKTMNLKFNKISNLCESNLTSFQGKHFLFFSLSANNLYKTDEMAWAKCPNPFRNITFNSLDLSDNGWSTKKVQYFCAAIKGTQIDSLIFSSHTMGSGFGFKNIKNPDSDTFAGLARSDLRLLDISNGYIFSLNSLIFQSLGNLELLNLFKNKINQIQRQAFFGLGNLKILNLSSNLLGELYDDTFEGLHSVMYVDLQQNHIGMIGEKSFSNLVSLKVIDLRDNAIKKLPSFPHLTSAFLGDNKLMSVAGTAIAATHLELERNWLANLGDLYILFQVPDVQYIFLKQNRLSYCVKSHNVTENNQLIYMDLGENMLQLVWERDLCLDVFRALSKLQVLHLNNNYLSVLPQEVFRGLTSLKRLNLASNLLTHLSPGLFPQSLTNLNLSGNQLFSPEPEVFMTLSILDITHNKYVCDCTLKSLLVWLNETNITLAGSQSDRYCVYPPAFAGVPLSALTYEGCNDDELQQTLRFSLFIFTSITLLMFLMAVIIFTRCRGICFVWYRTITKKIIGSHSQVADRSKYRYDAYLCYSKNDFEWVQNSLLKHLDSQYFSENRFALCFEERDFLPGEEHINNIRDAIWNSRKTICIVTRQFLKDGWCVEAFNFAQSRYFCDLKDVLIMVVAGSLSQYQLMKHKPIRNFLQRSRYLRWPEDYQDVDWFLNNLSCQILKEGKVRRKASGIELQTVATLSH
- the TLR5 gene encoding toll-like receptor 5 isoform X2 — its product is MLHQQLVLVFGLSLASDICAFRSCYSEAQVSLYYFCNLTDVPLVPKDTVKLLLTFNYIRQVTGTSFPLLEHLLVLEIGMQYVYPVTIGKGAFRNLPNLRVLDLGSNKILQLDLDAFVGLPGLAVLRLFQNYLGDYILEERYFQDLSSLEELDLSGNQITKLQPHPLFYNLTLLKTMNLKFNKISNLCESNLTSFQGKHFLFFSLSANNLYKTDEMAWAKCPNPFRNITFNSLDLSDNGWSTKKVQYFCAAIKGTQIDSLIFSSHTMGSGFGFKNIKNPDSDTFAGLARSDLRLLDISNGYIFSLNSLIFQSLGNLELLNLFKNKINQIQRQAFFGLGNLKILNLSSNLLGELYDDTFEGLHSVMYVDLQQNHIGMIGEKSFSNLVSLKVIDLRDNAIKKLPSFPHLTSAFLGDNKLMSVAGTAIAATHLELERNWLANLGDLYILFQVPDVQYIFLKQNRLSYCVKSHNVTENNQLIYMDLGENMLQLVWERDLCLDVFRALSKLQVLHLNNNYLSVLPQEVFRGLTSLKRLNLASNLLTHLSPGLFPQSLTNLNLSGNQLFSPEPEVFMTLSILDITHNKYVCDCTLKSLLVWLNETNITLAGSQSDRYCVYPPAFAGVPLSALTYEGCNDDELQQTLRFSLFIFTSITLLMFLMAVIIFTRCRGICFVWYRTITKKIIGSHSQVADRSKYRYDAYLCYSKNDFEWVQNSLLKHLDSQYFSENRFALCFEERDFLPGEEHINNIRDAIWNSRKTICIVTRQFLKDGWCVEAFNFAQSRYFCDLKDVLIMVVAGSLSQYQLMKHKPIRNFLQRSRYLRWPEDYQDVDWFLNNLSCQILKEGKVRRKASGIELQTVATLSH